CCCATTCATCTCTACTCTTCCCGCTGGCCTCCATGAGGATAGGCTCCATGCCCTCGATCATCTGAATCACGGTCAAAAGAGCTGTGCGCCGGATGGACATTTGATCTGCCGTTAATTGCTTCCGCGCGCCGCCGCTAGAATCCTTGCTTTCTCGTTCCCACCGTAAGTCGCCCAGTGGTATAGCAATCCGGCGGCTATCTACCTTCTCTAAGACGTCCACCTCGGAGTTGAAGGAAAGTCCAATCGTGGAACAAGGTAGTGCAGTGAGTTTGCGACGGTCGAATGCCTTCTCAGCCCAAGAGTTGTAGTCTTGGAGGAATTTGTTCTGCACTCGTGTGAATGGAGTGGCAGGCGAAAATGTGTAGGTTGCGGTCGCATCCGCAATTTCCAGTTCCCTCGATGCTAATTTACGAGCGGGCGCAGGATTAGGGAGCAATGATCGGAATACCGAATCGGAATCCCATATTTCCAGGACGCCGCCCGGTTTGAGAACGCGCAGCGGCTCGCTCAAGCCGGACGCCTGCTGCGCTGGACTGGAGGGGCACATCGACGCATCCTTAATGAAGACGAAGTCGAAATAATCGTCTGGGAAAGGCAAACGAGGCTTCCGTAGATCATGGCGCTTAAATTGCCAATTGACACCCTTTTTGCGCAAGTCAGGGGCCAAGGAAACGAGGTCAATACCATGGAAAGCAACATTGCGAGCGCCACGACGGGCGAAATAGTCATGAGACAAGCTAGACCAGAGACCCGAACCACATGCAATTTCGAGGACACGCTGGGGAGGGCGATCGGCAAAGTATGGGTTGCAGAAAGGGCCTCCGAAAACGCGCAGCAGCATTAGAGAGCGCAGCGTTTGGCGATGAATTTCCGGGAGATCGCATGGTAAAGGGTACAGACTTTCGGGGTCGCGCAAGTACGTGCGTTCGCCCTGACGGATCAGAGGATAGTTCGTGTAGTCAGTCAAGGAATTGAGCGAGGAAGTCGACGTCGCTGCTCTGGTAGGACCGGTTGAGCTTAGGATCGAATGCAGGTCGGAGCcagaagctgcagctggGGCGAACGCCGCCGTGCTGACTGACATCATATCCATTTCTAAAACAAAATCCCTGTTCTCATCGGTCGAGCGTTAAGGTGGATCTGCCAGGGATGGTTTGCATTCTCGTGCACAGCAGGAGTCAGTTAGTGTTCAAAGCATTGTACAATTATTGTTGGAACCGAATATAAGGGCGCTTAgaaatgaggaagaggaagtccaaggagggaaagaaagaaaagaattatGTCAGGACGCAGTCCGACGCAGAGAATGATCcatggaagagagaaagagagagatcgAGAATAGAGCGAGAGGggggcaagaaaaaaagagcatCGTGACAGGAAACCACGGCCAAGTCCCGTCCCACGACCCCTAAAAGCGGCCTGTCCACTCCACTACGAACGGAGCCTACTTAATAGTACTACTCTATATTGGGCTACGGAAGGTCTCGGTCTCGCATTCTTCTGCCTTATGATTTCTTCCGTGGCGGTCAACCGATGCAAACACCGGTTCTTGACTGACTggtctctcttctttttttttttttttttttttgttgtcttgATCTTGCCTCACACCATGGATACAACTGTTACAGACGGAGAAGAGCGATACTCCGCCCACTAGTGGCGGAAATCCTGCATAATGCCTTCCTGCAAAGCCGGGCACCCACcccgccaccgccgccgtACGGATGGATCACCGGGTGTCTTGTTGTTTACGACCTAGTAGCTCATCTTTCGTTTCAGCTCTCAAGCCCCCCCTTGGTCTGTGATCAGTCTTAAAGTTCACGGAGTACATCTGTCAGGGTCATGCGCGTGAGAGTTCAAGAATTGATGATCGGAGAATCAGTTTGAAAATCGGTCGCAGTGGAACCATCGCACCAACCCGAAATTTTTGAACTGGACACCCAACCACCGTTGAGGTCTGGAAGCTAACGTAGGTACAGACTTTGATAGTGGCCACTAACTAATTCCAGCTACTTTGATTAGTTGTGGAGAATTCGGTAGAAtaagagagggaaagaaaagtcaatcaaaaatagaaagaaggaagcAATAGGCGaacaatttccttttcttttttcgtgCAAGTTTAAAAGGATGTTCGTACTTCTGACCTAATGATTCCACCATGCTGATGCAAAGAGGTTCTAGAATATAGAGCCCTAAAATTCAAAAATTTGGTTAGTGTTTGCGACGCTCAAGAACGGCTAAAGTGACACGGAGGAGCAATCGATGACAACATTCCCCATACGCCGGATGCTCCTCATTGGATTTCCACCGTATGGGGAATCTCGGGTGGCGGTCCGGTCTGGGAACAAATGCGATGCACGTGCTGGCACGGGTCACGGGGTGGCCTGAGGCCCTAGGTACTTTGGCATTGGGTATCGAGGCAAGGCTAAATCACGTTGTTGTTTCAGACAGAGAAGTACTAGGGAACTGAGGGGCAGGTTCAACTTTCAACACGGCCTTGTCCTCAATTGACTTTCTAAAAGCCGccaaaggaaaaacaagagTTCTGCAATACTTGCAACCCTCTGCCATTTCTTGGCATCAAGCTATCGTTCTTAACTCAGCACTAGGCTCTCCTGAGTGCGGCAGGACAAGGGTGGGGAGACAGATATAGTCTACATCTGCTAAATTTGTTCTTATTTGACATCTAAGAGGGTAGATTGTGTGTGACCAAGAAGCTCCAGCATGAGTAACTGCGGAGGAATTATTGACATCTAGAGAGATGATAATGGCTTGATTTAAGGAGGAAATTAgtgtggtggttgtgttgCAATGTGAAGCACTTGGGGATGATAGCCAGCAAGACTTGCATCCTTTTcccgatatatatagatagatagataggcATACTTCGATATTTGGGCCTACTTGAGATTGATCTTAGTCAATCGTTACCCCCGAGTATACAGTATTCCTTACTGTTATGTTGGTATACAGCTAAGGATACCTCCAGCGTTAGAATACCCATATAGGTCATCAGGTGATTGTGGAACCATTTCAAACTCAACCGCATTTGCAGGTTGACTATCAGCCATCTGCTTGTGACATGAATGCAGGAACATGAGGCACGCTAAATATAGACTGAAATTTGGGATATCTGTCATTCAAGAAATAAAGGACAACCCAATCTCAAAACTACCACCACGATCAACAAAGGATGGACCGTTTCATTGGGCATTGGAACCAAGTCAGCGTTGAGTCTTGCTGATTTGGCTGCATATTTTGAAAGGAGAGGTCACACAATATGGTTGCAGTTGACTCCATCCTTTGTTTGGAGACGGAGACCAAAACACCATGCTTCATTATAGTCCCCACTAGTATGTGTTAGTTGGTTAAACCTACATTTGTCTTATTTGTTTTAAAATCTTGCGTGACTAGGGATGCATTGTAGTATTAACTTGAAAGGTAGAGCTGGTTGGGCAGAAAGGGTACATTTGGGGGTCGACGCAGCTGATAGCTAGCTATGAAGCCCGTTCCACCCAACTATTGGGGTTGAAGTGGATAATCGAGGTAAACACTCCCATATTCCGTAGTAGGGTCCATGGAAGCGGGGACAACAAAGGTCATTGTTCAGTGATGTATTCTGGGAATGATTACGGAGTAGAACAACCATAGATGCCATGGAAGAGGGACTCGTAGAAGAAAGTCTGCTGGTTCGTAGGAGCTATATAGGTTAGTGGACCTTTACTGATCCCCAGGGTGAGTTTGGCTGAAAGCGACAGtcgagagaagaaaacaaaatccGGGCGTCTTGAAAGCGGTCTTGGCTgatcggcggcggcgaatCACGCCCTCGGATGCCGGGCCACGTGATCTCAGCGACTCCCGCCTTGGATGCAAAGCACTTCGCAGCGTCAAAGCGATGAGGAACTCATCTCCACAAGCCTTTGGCGCCTCAGTTACATCTGTTCACCGATTTCTACGTGCCGTTCGTCAGATCTATTCAACCTCATTGTCCTTGGGGTCGCTGTTTAACTCCGCTCCAGACTTCTCGCTAGACCGCCTCCCCCACTTGTTGCTGTGACTCGCTCGTCCGACGCCGGCCCCTATCGTTCGACCGTACGTCACCTGTTAGGCTTCAAGACCTTCAGTTGCGACTGAAATTGACAGCAGACAATCTTGTAGTGAAATTGCTGCGGTCGTGATTTCCAGACACCTTGATTCGGGGCGGTTCCGCTTCAGGACCCCatgttgaagagaaggagagaacgAACCCGGTCCCCgactcctctctctcctgcCACTGCTCTGTCTCCAGCGTCGCTGACCCTCACTTTCTCCGAAACTCCCCCTCAAGCAAATAACTCACGGTCTCATCTGCCACGGTAAATGGCAGATGGTACCTACAGGTTCCAGCAGCCTGGGGCCGGGCAGTTCTTCTTTCAAacgcaacaacaacaaccttctcaTCAACGACACCTTGTCCGGAACGGGACGAATTCTCCGACTGCAAGACTGAAATTTAGTCACGACACACCATCACCTTCACGATCTCCTCCCCTTGGCCAAGCAGCTGCGCTCAATCCATTCACTATGTACAGTCAGACACACCAAGGGCAGCATGTCCTGATGAATGGCGGCCAGGCTCACCAACGCTTCGGCATGCAGATGCCGAAGTTTCAATCCCAGAGTCACCATCCTCACCCTGCACAGCAAGCTCATCATCATACACACCACAACCAAGCCTCCCACAATATTAACCACCAGCACAACTTCTCCAGTGGGGCGTTGGCTGCCGCTACTCCTCACTTTACCCCGAGCCACATGCAGAATGGGGCTCATGCTAACGTTGACGAAGATATCGATGAATCTATGAATGAACATTGGCAACAACAGCTTCAGCTGGCCGCTGAATCGCGGCAGGCGAGTTCCCCGCATTACTATGCCCGGGCCGTCGCTCAACAGACAAAGGGCATCCAAATCGCTCCCAGTCAGCCTGAACCCCAGGAGAACGGAGGTGATGTGAAGAATGGGCTGACGAAAGTAAAAGCATCCCCGAGGCAGGGCTGGTATGCCCTCGATTTCGGCGGACAAGGCCTCCGGGCACTCTCCACGTCTTTGTTCAGTTACGATTTCCTGAAAGAGCTGTACCTAAACCACAACAAACTCAAGGCGCTGCCTCAGACAATTGGCCAGCTGCGGAAACTGGAGCATCTGGACCTCTCGGGCAATGACCTCACCGAGCTTCCCGAGGAGATTGGCATGCTTACGAGCCTGAAGAAGCTTTACTTGTTCGATAACAATATCCGTACGCTCCCTTACGAAATGGGATACCTCTACCGGTTGGACACTTTGGGAATTGAAGGCAACCCATTGAACGATATTTTGAAGTCTCAAATTATGAAGGAGGGTACCAGAGCTCTGATTAAGTATCTGAGGGAAGAAATGCCAGGTTAGTGAACCCAACTAACTATCCTAATGGAGGCCTTTTGATTTATGCTAATAAATGTACCTTAGAAAACCCCCCTCCTCCGGACAGAGATTGGGTTATTCTTGACGAGACTGCGGGCACCTCCACTGAAAAGATCACCGTCCTTTCCTATAACGCACTGTGCGATTCATCTGCAACACAGTCCCACTTCGGATATACTCCTTCTCGTGCCCTGTCATGGGAATTCAGAAGAGATGTCATCCTTAGCGAGCTAAGGTCTCATGACTCGGATATCGTTTGTCTTCAAGAAGTAGATCAAGGTAGTTACAACGGTTATTTCAGAGAACAATTGGCCTACAACGGCTACAAGGGTGTATATTGGCCTCGAGGAAGAGCCATGGGTAtgcaggaggaagaagccaagtcTGTTGATGGCTGTGCTACCTTCTTCAAGGGGACCAAGTTCATTCTTCTTGACAAGCAGATGATCAACTTTGGCCAAACAGCGGTACGGAGACCTGATGCCAAGGGCCAAGATGACATATACAACAGATTATGGCAAAAGGATCACATTGCAGTTGTTGTATTCCTTGAAAACAGGCTAACGGGCTCGCGGTTCATCGTTGTGAACGCCCATCTCTATTGGGACCCTGCCTTCAAGGATGTCAAGTTGATCCAGACAGCTATTTTGATGGAAGAGATCACGAAGCTCTCCGAGACGTACGCGAAATGGCCTGCGTGCACCGACAAAACGGCGTTCCGCTTTTCAGAAGCGGAAGGTGGTGAAGCACAAACTCCACCGGAACCTGCTCCATCCATGGAGTATAGCAGTGGCGATCAAATTCCTCTTTTCATGTGTGGAGATTTCAACTCATCGCCTGGGTCAGCGGCGTACAATCTGATTGCGAACGGACGGCTAACGGAAGAGCATCCGGATCTCGAGAAGCGACTTTATGGAAACTTGAGCCGGGTTGGTATGACCCACCCGTTCAAGCTGAAATCCGCATACAACTCGATCGGCGAGTTGAGTTTCACGAACTATACACCTGATTTTAAGGATATTCTGGACTATATCTGGTTTACATCGAATACGCTTCATGTTTCGGCGTTACTCGGCGAGGTGGACAAGGACTATCTGCAGAAAGTTCCCGGGTTCCCTAACTTTCATTTTCCTAGTGATCATATCGCATTATTTGCGGAGTTTGTTGTtaaagggaaaaagggaaaggttGTGGAGGCGGATTTTGGACCGCAACGGAATTGAGGGATGGTGCATGCTGAATCTTACGAGACTGGTGTTTGCGTAGCCGGTTTATCTTGTTATCTCGGAATCTTTGGGGGTTTTCGCGTGTCTGTGGTGTTCGTCtactgcttttgcttttctcatTTCCTCTTTTAACATTCTTCTGAGTCTTATTTGTTCTCATTGCTGTCGCCAGAGTGCGTTCGTGCAATTGAACCTGCGTATCATTTTCTTGGAAAGTAGCTTTCAACGGCGCGGCAGTTTCATATCTTTCTCATTACATGTGCTAGGATCTTACTCTTTCCCTCATGTTGAATTTCTACTCACATCTgtggctttttcttccatACTTGGTGTTGAGGGGCTGAAGGTCACCTGGCTTGGAGTAGTTGGGTCATGAAGACGTTTCTCTGCTTTGCTATGATTTTTTCTTAGGCGAATGGGGGTCTTATCTTTGGTCGCTTGTTTTCATATAGCCCTGAGGTCTTACACAGCGTGTCCAGGTGAGTAGAGGATGGCTATAAGTGTACTATGGATGCTCGATGTCGAGGTAAATTTTCTTGATATATTAAACCGTGGCTCATTTTATACTCGGACTATCGCTAGCAGTCAAGCACAGAGAGAAGAGTTCTTGTTAAAAGGTAGTAGATGTATCTATCGATCTATACATGAGTCTTTGATATAGTACAGTAGTGGTTGGTGTTACAGATGGGGGTATCCAAACTAAAAGCGATTCACTGTTTCTGGGAATCCTCTATGCGTCTCCATATTCCAACAAACCCTCCGCCCACTATACGTGATCCGACCTTCGGCCGGCAAACAAGCACACtatcttcttccttgggCGCTTCCTCAGGGACAGAGACGCTCTCCACGGAACCTTCGTCAAGAGTCTCCCGATCCTGCTGAACAGCTCCTTCGCTCGGTTCAGAGGACTCATTCCACGACGAGGGATCCGCACGAGACTTCTTCACCGCAAAGCGGACGTCCCATTGACGTCCGCTACTGATGCCGGGACCGAGCTCAACGACCTTCTCCAGGATGAATGGCAACTTCTGCCGACGGATCAGATTCACGCAATCACCGATCTGGGTGATACTGGGCATGAAGACAGCGAGCACGCCGTTCTCTTTCAGGATCGGGGCCACGTGGGGAATGCGCTGGTGTGAGGCTGGCATATCCAGGATCGCATATGAGAGGAACGGGTCCGCCGTTTTCTGTGTTAGGGGTAGAAGGCTAGTTGGCGTGCGGAGTCGTTTCTGCTCTGCTATCCATTTCTCGACGTGGCCTACGTAGAAATCGACGTTGCCTGCGTAGAGACCCCGTCGGAAGCCGCGGACGGTTTTCTCGGCGTGGGCGGAGAACTTTGGAGACACGTCCACGGTGTGGATTATGGCTCTGCGTTGAGTGCGCCAGGCGTCCCATTGTTGTTGGGCTGGGTCAATCGGTGTCTCGTTAGTGGGTGcgc
This Aspergillus flavus chromosome 1, complete sequence DNA region includes the following protein-coding sequences:
- a CDS encoding SAM binding motif-containing protein (unnamed protein product), which translates into the protein MDMMSVSTAAFAPAAASGSDLHSILSSTGPTRAATSTSSLNSLTDYTNYPLIRQGERTYLRDPESLYPLPCDLPEIHRQTLRSLMLLRVFGGPFCNPYFADRPPQRVLEIACGSGLWSSLSHDYFARRGARNVAFHGIDLVSLAPDLRKKGVNWQFKRHDLRKPRLPFPDDYFDFVFIKDASMCPSSPAQQASGLSEPLRVLKPGGVLEIWDSDSVFRSLLPNPAPARKLASRELEIADATATYTFSPATPFTRVQNKFLQDYNSWAEKAFDRRKLTALPCSTIGLSFNSEVDVLEKVDSRRIAIPLGDLRWERESKDSSGGARKQLTADQMSIRRTALLTVIQMIEGMEPILMEASGKSRDEWDRWWTAMMADVFQKGGLANGECLEVSAWWGQKKNPSTKNS
- a CDS encoding adenine-N(1)--methyltransferase — its product is MARMLQSLRRALGLTSPKPVTAFRRSIDTDFSFFREGDRAIVHGKTPSLTKPLRQGQKTDLRRGYLEHNNIIGRRVRERIQAQKGQHNLNCPKGHERKSRTLPNIASHPSTGPEYRLTLPTLDEYVALTPRLVTPIYAADANLIVSLLDIHVAPPAEGEERTQQPLEILESGTGHGSLTLHLARAIQAANSTPPPLPAQSQIQYLQGRPIRPDEEPEEKNKESAPTNETPIDPAQQQWDAWRTQRRAIIHTVDVSPKFSAHAEKTVRGFRRGLYAGNVDFYVGHVEKWIAEQKRLRTPTSLLPLTQKTADPFLSYAILDMPASHQRIPHVAPILKENGVLAVFMPSITQIGDCVNLIRRQKLPFILEKVVELGPGISSGRQWDVRFAVKKSRADPSSWNESSEPSEGAVQQDRETLDEGSVESVSVPEEAPKEEDSVLVCRPKVGSRIVGGGFVGIWRRIEDSQKQ
- a CDS encoding putative transcription factor; amino-acid sequence: MADGTYRFQQPGAGQFFFQTQQQQPSHQRHLVRNGTNSPTARLKFSHDTPSPSRSPPLGQAAALNPFTMYSQTHQGQHVLMNGGQAHQRFGMQMPKFQSQSHHPHPAQQAHHHTHHNQASHNINHQHNFSSGALAAATPHFTPSHMQNGAHANVDEDIDESMNEHWQQQLQLAAESRQASSPHYYARAVAQQTKGIQIAPSQPEPQENGGDVKNGLTKVKASPRQGWYALDFGGQGLRALSTSLFSYDFLKELYLNHNKLKALPQTIGQLRKLEHLDLSGNDLTELPEEIGMLTSLKKLYLFDNNIRTLPYEMGYLYRLDTLGIEGNPLNDILKSQIMKEGTRALIKYLREEMPENPPPPDRDWVILDETAGTSTEKITVLSYNALCDSSATQSHFGYTPSRALSWEFRRDVILSELRSHDSDIVCLQEVDQGSYNGYFREQLAYNGYKGVYWPRGRAMGMQEEEAKSVDGCATFFKGTKFILLDKQMINFGQTAVRRPDAKGQDDIYNRLWQKDHIAVVVFLENRLTGSRFIVVNAHLYWDPAFKDVKLIQTAILMEEITKLSETYAKWPACTDKTAFRFSEAEGGEAQTPPEPAPSMEYSSGDQIPLFMCGDFNSSPGSAAYNLIANGRLTEEHPDLEKRLYGNLSRVGMTHPFKLKSAYNSIGELSFTNYTPDFKDILDYIWFTSNTLHVSALLGEVDKDYLQKVPGFPNFHFPSDHIALFAEFVVKGKKGKVVEADFGPQRN